A region of the Penicillium psychrofluorescens genome assembly, chromosome: 6 genome:
CTACTGCGCCGCGAATTGCCATGCTTTCTTCGATGCGACGCAGCATTCGTCCGAGGCGGGCGCTTATGTACTCAGGCAGATGCACAGCGTTTcggccgctgctggtggGAAACACACAATGATCACCGAGTCTGGTTGGCCTCATGCTGGAAGACCTAACGGTGCCGCTATCCCGTCACCTCAGAACCAGCGCGTTGCTGTCGCTAGTCTGCGGCGCAGTTTTGCGCAATGGCCTGAAGATCTGGTGCTCTTTACTGCTTTTGATGATCTTTGGAAGGACGATAATCAGTGGACTTTTGATGCGGAGAAATTTTGGGGTATTCATTAGGTAGGAAGGGGCTTGGTAAGAAGATGGGCAACAATGACCAGGGGGGAGTGAGTATGAGGTAGGGCTGGTAGTCATCGTGCTTTCTCTCCATTGATCGGTGGTGTAGATAGTTTTATTTTCTTTCAACACAGTTCCCAGAAAAGATAGTATACGTATCAATGAGCATGAGCGAGTTAGTGTTTGAATCCAACCGGAACCACAACTAAGACAGCGGGAACAGATCTATTAGAGGGATTTTGTATAGTACAGTGATGCTTAAAGATAACAATATAATACATGAATCTTATATGCAGAGGGAAGACAAGTTCACaccttcagcttcttcatccaACCATCCCGCCCAGCGAGTTCTTGAAAAGCCTTTTGATTCTGGGGCATGTCCCACCAAGAAGCCTTGCCGGGCTTAGCCAGATCCCGCTTGCGCCGGTGGAGAATGCCGTGCAGTAGTTCGCGGGTCTTTTGGCTGGGCTTGAGACCCATGATATCCATTTCATGCAGGAGAGACACCACGGCAGGGAGATCGCTGCAGTCGTTCCAGTAGAAGGAGATCATTTCGTCGTGTAGGTCGGTGGAGGAGCCGAGGACGGCAGAGGTACGGCCCTGTGCTTTGATGGTGGATCGGAATTGACTGACCAGCGGCGATGAAGGGAAGTGGGTGTTTAGAAGGCGGAAGGCTATGAGGAGAGTTCGGGGGTACAGCGCTGCCACGACTGGTCCTGCGGGGACCGGGTCAGGGATGTCAAGAGGCCCAGACGACAAGGGATTGGGAGACGATGTCATGGTTCCGTCGTGGGACAAGGGCGAGTCGCTGTCGGCAAATGGTGTTGCCGGTGCATCGTCGCCTAGATGATCCAGCATCGTGAAAATGCGCTCTTTGCAAACATCCCAGACGCCCATGTCGCCCTTGCCCTCCTCAATGGCCAGGAAAAGAGCCGTTTCGATCTTGGTGGCCTCCCGCTTCACAACCAGCTCAATCGCGTCTTTCACCGAGAGCATGATGTCTGCATTATTGCCCGTTACTGGATCAGCGAAGCCGAGGTCACTGTACGTCAGACCATCCAGCATGGgctccaattcctcctccggCAGCTCTGACGTTTCCTCAAACGATGACACTTCCTTGCCCCGCGAGCGTCGAGGCTCCGAGTCGGCTGTCTTCTTTGGTTTTGCTCCAAATTTCTTCATCAGCCGGCGGTCACTGAGGACAGACTCAAACATCACACTGAGATGTGAGAGATCACCAGGACTTTCTTCGCTTGACTTCGCCTTCTTTTgcggctgcttcttttgGCCTGTCTCGCCCGCGCTTGGTGTAATACCAAGCTGGCCCAGCAGTTTCCCAAatgtctctctttcttgaGTAGTCATAGCCTTCAGCGGTCTCGGTCCAGCTGACTCCTTTCGGCGTCTCGGCGTTCCAGGTGAGAGTGCAGCTGCGCGCTGGTGGATGTAGCTCTTTCGCCTTGGGGCTGAAGATTGTTCGGCAACATCTTGGCTTTGACTATCCTTGCTCTCCGAGAAATCGGTTTCCGGCTCATTGTTCTTATCGGAGGCCCCGTCGTGTGTCGAGTAAGGACGATGAAGTCGGTGACCGAGCAGCTGCTGATCCAAAGATGATAGCGGTGTCGCCAGCGTACGGGTCTGGTAGAGAAACGCAGCAGGGGAATGAACAGTGGCAGAGATCCAAATCCTGCGAGAGACGCTCATGGCGGCAAGTGCCAGGCGTTTGTTGAAGTGAAGACGACCAAGAAGCTGCAGTGATGCGAAATTGAAAAAGATGATCACATGACCACGCGCGGCACAGCCTCGCGTGTTTTGAGGCAGGCGCGACCAAACGGGGTTTACACATCCTCCTTTCCTTTGGCATAGCTACTCAACCATAACATGGAGGGTCTTTCAGACTTTGAGAAGCAGAGACTGGCGAACATCGCCGAACGCGATGCTCTGCTCAAACAATTGAACCTGGAGGCGCAGTCTTCCGGTCTCTTCACGACCCCCGGCAGAGATGGCGtcaaggtgaagaggaagccgGCGCCAAAGCGCGtgaagacggaggaggagaccCCCCTACCGGTGCGCAAGTCCTCGCGTATCCGGGGTCTCAAGGCCGATAGTGAAGTGGCCAAACGgaaggccgaagaggagTACGAAGTTGCAAAGGAGGTTGAACGTgccaagaagctgcgcaGGACGGACTCATTTACAATGAGCGATATGTTCGTGGCCGGCCAGAAGCTGAGCGGTGACAGTCTCATCGGAGTGGACGTGCTCACCAAGCCAGTTGCAACGCCATACCAGAGGACTTTTTGCGCCGACGACATTTCGAAGACTACAGACAAAGACCTCAAGGCTTTGAGAGAGGAGATGAGCGGGCTAAAGCTGTGGGAGGCTTGGGATCCGCAAAGTGCGTACTGGCGTTCTACTGTCATGAGAAACTACTGTTACTGACCAGATCAACGCTGCTACAGGAATCAAAATCACACCCGAAAGAGTTTACTCCATGACATTCCACCCCGCCGAGGGGAAGCCTCTCATCTTCGCCGGGGACAAGCTGGGCCATCTAGGGATTCTGGATGCGTCACAAGAGAAGCCAATCTCTGGTgtcaaggtcgaggatgatgaagacgaagaggacgacgaccCGGATCCCGTCTTGATGACTATCAAACCGCACACTCGAACGATCAGTTCGATGATGATCCATCCCTCAAAGCCTACACACCTCTACACGGCGAGCTACGATAGCTCGATCCGCGAGATGGATCTGAACAAGACAACATCGGTGGAAAAGTACGGCCCGAAATCAACCAAGATCGACGAGGCTCTTTCCGGCATCGACATGGCCCACGATGATCCAAACACCTTGTACTGGACCACCCTGGAAGGTGTTTTCGGGCGCTACGATACTCGCACCCCTCAGAGCGACAACACGGTGACTCTGTGGTCCCTTTCAGAGAAGAAAATCGGCGGGTTCACTCTCTACCCCTCGAACCCGCACTACCTCGCAACAGCCAGCCTAGACCGGACCATGCGGGTGTGGGATCTGCGCAACCTGTCGACGGATGAACCATCGCCCCTCGCCGTGCATGAGAACCGGTTGTCCGTGTCGCATGCAGCATTTAACGGCGCCGGCCAAATCGCAACCTCATCGTACGACGACACGCTGAAGATTTATGACCTCGGCGCCAAGGGCATTTCATCCTGGGCGCCAGGTCACACGCTTGCAGACGATTTCCGCCCAGACACCGTCGTGAAACACAACTGCCAGACCGGCCGCTGGGTAACAATGTATGTACCGTACCTATCTCCCTCTCTATCCCCTGTTGTGTTCCCACCCAGCCCTAACTTTGTGTGCGTGTCCAGTCTTCGGCCCCAATGGCAACTCAACCCGCAATCGCGCATCCAACGCTTCTGCATCGGAAATATGAACCGCTTCGTGGATATCTACAGCGCGTCCGGCGACCAGCTCGCTCAGTTGGGTGGCGAGGGCATCACCGCTGTCCCGGCCGTTGCGGTCTTCCACCGAAGCCAGAACTGGGTTGTTGGCGGCACGGCGAGCGGCAAGGTGTGTCTGTGGATGTAGGTGGTTGAACAATTGCATGTCACGCTTCTTCTTATCAGGAGGTGGCGGTCTTGCTGTGTTATCTCTCCTGGGGGGAGGAGTGTGTGGCCTCCCTCCCAACTTTTCCAGCCGTTTGAGATACGCTGATTCTCACCTGGTATGTGACTTGTTGAATTGACTTAAGGAGAGGGCAGCCTCATGTGTCCTAAACTGGTCTCTCTCGCCTGGTTGGGCTTTCTTATGTTTGGTTTAGGGGTTGGCGTTGCTTGAGATCCATTTACCACGGAATATGGCCGGCTTTTCCTGTCTTTATTTCACCATATTTTGTGACAACAGTGTACAGTGAACGAGGAGAATTGTAGCTCCGCTACTTTACTGTCTCAAAGAAAATTGTTTTCGACGAGGGACCCTAATCCATTCCATCTATCCAAGAGAAGCGTAGATAAAAAAGGGAACATTATTTACAACCTACAACCACTCACAACGTCTCACCGACGCAGTCACCGGAGGCCAAGCAGATGAGATATAGGGCACAAGCAAAAAGAGGAGAGAAGCCAACTCAGTTTTGTTCCTTACAAGATTCTAATCCGTTTAGTTCATATTGAATTTTTGGACTTTTAGATTTTGTTTCCTAGCCTAGCGGGAAATgtagaaggaaaagagaaacGGGCGAAAACCATGACGCAGGTACAAGAGCAGGAACAAAAGAAGGGAATGGGAGAAGGGTATCAACACCGTGACACATGCTTTCAcacaaagaaaagaaaggaaaaataATCAAAGACGAACTTGAACAACGGTCAGATATGATGGTATGATAGGAAGGATTCGGTGGGATGAAATTGTAGAGAGCATATACGTTCAACTCATGGACACATTGGAtagaggagaagagaagaggagagaaggaaagggacAGGAGATGTTCCAAGGCCAAGATGacgaaggggaaaaaaaatcagAATTCATTGCGCAGATCCTCATGCGAATGCTGAGACTGATCTCGTTCCTTGGCCTTGCGTCTTGACGGGGCAGGCACAAAGTCAAAGAAGCGATGCTTGGCTGACGACGTCTCTTTCGTCACGCTGGATCTGCGGTGCTTGGAGCCCTCATGATACTCTAGGGAGTACGTCGATGAATTCTTGGAGCTGCCCGTGGAATCGCGCGCATCGAGTCGCGAGATGGCGAAGGGCATACGGTTTTGGTCCCAGGTTGCGGACGATGAGCTTGGAGGTGTGTCCTCTTCTGCGTAATCGGTTGATCGACGGGGCATTGCAGGTCGAGTAGCGAAGTAGCTGGTTGAGTTGCGATGACCACTTCCCGATACAGAGGCCGACCCGGAAACTACTGATCCGGCGACTGCGGCTTCTGTGGGTGGGGTGGTTGGCTTGCTGTTTGATTCATCGTAAAATGTGGCTGCGCGCTCCATGGAATCCACGAGCTCTTCCCACTTGATCTCGAGGGTTCCGCTTGGACGCTCGGCTTGCTCGGCCTGGCTCAGGCACTCCTTCGTGCGTTGTTGTAGTTCCATGGCCATTTCGTGGAACTTGTGAAGAGTGGAATCCACCTCTTCGAGCTCAGGAATCCTGTTTGGGACCACTTCAAGCCAGACCCGGGTCAAGTTTGCGAAGCTTCGGGCATGGTCGATTAGGAAAGGAAGACTGGGAAACCCCTCGCGAGAAGTGGGCGGCAAGCGTCCCAGGATCTGAATGGGAGTGGTGTAAGACGGCGTGACCATAGGAGTGGGCCGATCCGCGGGAATGGCGCAGATCTGATCGACGAAATGCTTGAACTCGGAGCGACAGCCAGCCAAGAACTTGTTCATGGGCTCCATCCACGGTTCTTTATTGCCGAATGTAGTCATATTGGCCAATCCTTGCAAGGCCTTGGCGACCAGGGTAAGGGAACGTTGGGCACGAGGACGGGGGTGGTCTGTAAACGATTCTTAGTGCATGGATTGAATTAACAAGCCCGTTATGCATACCTTTGAGAAGCCCGAATAGTTTTGGGTTGAGAATAGCCGGACAGAAGAACCGTAGAAAGAGGAAACCAGAGACACTGCTGTAAGTGACCGTTCGCAGGAAGTCACCGTAACGATCCTCTGCGCATGCCCTCACATGTCGGAAGATGAGTCTCAGCTCCGGAGGGCACCGAGATGTAGAGGCCGCGATGGATTTCCAAACGCTTGTGGTGAGCGCTATCAGGTTTCGCCAGTTGCGGTCAAGATCCTCGCTGCG
Encoded here:
- a CDS encoding uncharacterized protein (ID:PFLUO_008736-T1.cds;~source:funannotate), translated to MSVSRRIWISATVHSPAAFLYQTRTLATPLSSLDQQLLGHRLHRPYSTHDGASDKNNEPETDFSESKDSQSQDVAEQSSAPRRKSYIHQRAAALSPGTPRRRKESAGPRPLKAMTTQERETFGKLLGQLGITPSAGETGQKKQPQKKAKSSEESPGDLSHLSVMFESVLSDRRLMKKFGAKPKKTADSEPRRSRGKEVSSFEETSELPEEELEPMLDGLTYSDLGFADPVTGNNADIMLSVKDAIELVVKREATKIETALFLAIEEGKGDMGVWDVCKERIFTMLDHLGDDAPATPFADSDSPLSHDGTMTSSPNPLSSGPLDIPDPVPAGPVVAALYPRTLLIAFRLLNTHFPSSPLVSQFRSTIKAQGRTSAVLGSSTDLHDEMISFYWNDCSDLPAVVSLLHEMDIMGLKPSQKTRELLHGILHRRKRDLAKPGKASWWDMPQNQKAFQELAGRDGWMKKLKV
- a CDS encoding uncharacterized protein (ID:PFLUO_008737-T1.cds;~source:funannotate); this translates as MEGLSDFEKQRLANIAERDALLKQLNLEAQSSGLFTTPGRDGVKVKRKPAPKRVKTEEETPLPVRKSSRIRGLKADSEVAKRKAEEEYEVAKEVERAKKLRRTDSFTMSDMFVAGQKLSGDSLIGVDVLTKPVATPYQRTFCADDISKTTDKDLKALREEMSGLKLWEAWDPQRIKITPERVYSMTFHPAEGKPLIFAGDKLGHLGILDASQEKPISGVKVEDDEDEEDDDPDPVLMTIKPHTRTISSMMIHPSKPTHLYTASYDSSIREMDLNKTTSVEKYGPKSTKIDEALSGIDMAHDDPNTLYWTTLEGVFGRYDTRTPQSDNTVTLWSLSEKKIGGFTLYPSNPHYLATASLDRTMRVWDLRNLSTDEPSPLAVHENRLSVSHAAFNGAGQIATSSYDDTLKIYDLGAKGISSWAPGHTLADDFRPDTVVKHNCQTGRWVTILRPQWQLNPQSRIQRFCIGNMNRFVDIYSASGDQLAQLGGEGITAVPAVAVFHRSQNWVVGGTASGKVCLWM